From one Butyricimonas faecihominis genomic stretch:
- a CDS encoding MBL fold metallo-hydrolase, whose translation MVLWIILSIVVVMAIVGIVFVNQPSFGRIPRGERLARIERSPNYRDGAFRNIHETPLMTSDKGRLQGLLDFVFKDKTGLQPDTALTVVKTDLRQINPEEDVLVWFGHSSYLVQVDGKRVLVDPVFCMASPVSFINKPFKGTDVYHPEDMPDIDYLVISHDHWDHLDYHTVRALKDRIGKVICGLGVGEHFEYWGFDKERIIELDWEEEVRLDSGFVMHCLPARHFSGRGLSANKTLWASFLLETPSRKIYLAGDGGYDTHFARIGDCFPGIDLAILENGQYNEGWKYIHLMPDYLTRAALDLKAKKVMTVHHSKYALAHHHWDEPLRNEMNMAKNDSLHVLIPVIGEVVRWGE comes from the coding sequence ATGGTACTATGGATTATTCTGTCGATCGTGGTGGTTATGGCCATTGTCGGGATTGTTTTCGTGAATCAGCCAAGTTTCGGGAGAATTCCCCGGGGAGAACGGCTGGCAAGGATTGAACGTTCGCCGAATTACCGGGACGGGGCTTTCCGCAATATACATGAAACTCCTTTAATGACCTCGGACAAGGGGCGTTTACAGGGATTACTGGATTTCGTTTTTAAGGATAAGACCGGACTGCAACCGGACACGGCGTTGACCGTGGTGAAAACGGATTTACGGCAGATCAACCCGGAAGAGGACGTGCTGGTGTGGTTCGGACATTCATCTTATCTGGTTCAAGTGGATGGAAAACGGGTACTCGTGGACCCGGTGTTCTGCATGGCTTCCCCGGTTTCTTTTATTAACAAGCCGTTCAAGGGAACGGACGTTTATCATCCGGAGGATATGCCGGATATTGATTACCTTGTTATTTCCCATGATCATTGGGATCACCTGGATTATCATACCGTGCGGGCGTTGAAAGACCGGATCGGGAAGGTGATTTGCGGTTTGGGTGTCGGCGAGCATTTCGAGTACTGGGGGTTCGACAAGGAGCGTATTATCGAGTTGGATTGGGAGGAAGAGGTTCGTTTGGATTCCGGTTTTGTCATGCATTGTTTGCCGGCCCGGCATTTTTCGGGGCGGGGACTTTCCGCCAATAAAACGCTGTGGGCCTCGTTCTTGCTTGAAACTCCTTCCCGGAAGATATATTTGGCAGGAGATGGTGGTTACGACACACATTTTGCCCGGATCGGGGATTGTTTTCCGGGTATAGATTTGGCCATTCTTGAAAACGGACAGTATAACGAGGGATGGAAGTATATCCACTTGATGCCTGATTACTTGACCCGGGCAGCCTTGGACCTGAAAGCGAAGAAGGTGATGACCGTGCATCATTCCAAGTATGCGCTGGCCCATCATCATTGGGATGAGCCGTTACGGAACGAGATGAACATGGCAAAGAACGACTCGTTACACGTGTTGATTCCTGTCATTGGCGAGGTCGTGAGGTGGGGAGAGTAG
- a CDS encoding AI-2E family transporter, whose amino-acid sequence MSLKEQYWRYSLVAIILLLGILIFFQILPFFSGILGAMTIYILLRNQMLYLTERKRMKRSIMAILLLCETILCFLIPLSIVVWVFVNKLQAINLDPHSLIAPVEHVAELIREKVGYDLLSKGNIDTILAALPKVGQLLMGSISSFAINVVVLLFVLYFMLIGGRDMEEYVSEILPFNQRNKKNILHEFNMIVKSNAIGIPLLAVIQGAIAMLGYFVFGAPSPVLWGFLSCFATIIPIVGAALIWAPLALYMGMTGHWGMAIGLAVYALVVISNVDNLVRFMLQKKMADTHPLITIFGVVIGLSLFGFMGVIFGPLLLSIFVFCVNIFKVEYLEGEGRTRPKIYKP is encoded by the coding sequence ATGAGTCTTAAAGAACAATACTGGAGATATTCCCTCGTGGCAATTATTCTGTTGCTGGGGATTCTTATATTTTTTCAAATTTTGCCGTTTTTCAGCGGGATTCTGGGTGCCATGACGATTTATATCCTTCTGCGTAACCAGATGTTGTATTTGACGGAAAGGAAACGGATGAAACGTAGTATCATGGCTATTCTTCTGTTATGCGAGACGATTCTTTGTTTTCTTATCCCCCTATCGATTGTCGTGTGGGTATTCGTGAACAAGTTACAGGCCATAAACCTGGATCCGCACAGCTTGATTGCCCCGGTGGAACATGTGGCTGAGCTGATCCGGGAAAAAGTAGGGTATGATCTTTTGAGCAAAGGGAATATAGATACGATATTGGCTGCCTTGCCGAAAGTCGGTCAGTTGCTGATGGGGAGTATCAGTAGTTTTGCCATTAACGTGGTGGTGTTGCTTTTCGTACTTTATTTCATGTTGATTGGGGGGCGGGATATGGAGGAGTACGTGAGCGAGATCCTGCCGTTTAATCAACGGAATAAAAAGAATATATTACACGAGTTCAACATGATCGTGAAGTCGAATGCGATCGGGATTCCTTTGCTTGCCGTGATTCAAGGGGCCATTGCCATGCTGGGATATTTTGTATTCGGGGCTCCGAGTCCCGTGTTGTGGGGATTCTTGTCCTGTTTTGCCACGATTATCCCGATTGTCGGGGCGGCGTTGATCTGGGCCCCGCTGGCGCTGTACATGGGAATGACGGGGCATTGGGGGATGGCGATCGGGTTGGCGGTCTACGCTCTGGTCGTGATCTCGAATGTCGATAACCTGGTTCGGTTCATGTTGCAGAAGAAGATGGCGGACACTCACCCGTTGATTACGATTTTCGGGGTGGTCATCGGGCTTTCCTTGTTTGGCTTCATGGGGGTGATCTTCGGACCTTTGCTCCTGTCAATCTTTGTCTTTTGCGTGAACATTTTTAAAGTGGAATACTTGGAAGGGGAGGGACGGACGAGACCCAAGATATACAAGCCTTGA
- a CDS encoding Crp/Fnr family transcriptional regulator translates to MDIARLFGCPLCTGIPEREREQFIEGFDYSVKSYMKGEVVFRQGDVCRFLYILLEGEVEAEMTDDSGAMLRIETIRAPRALAPAFLFAEDNHFPVTATVSEKANVFIATKESVFRQMGCYESFLRNFLSVNANRTTFLTGRLQFLSFKTIRGKLIHYILELAFPDKKKVLLGKSQQELAEYFGVTRPALAKVLYELADEGMISVNRREIIILDREKMRRALS, encoded by the coding sequence ATGGATATAGCACGACTTTTCGGTTGCCCTTTATGCACGGGAATTCCCGAACGGGAGAGGGAGCAGTTTATAGAAGGATTTGATTATAGCGTGAAGAGCTATATGAAAGGGGAAGTGGTTTTCCGGCAGGGAGACGTGTGCAGGTTCCTTTATATCTTGCTGGAAGGGGAAGTCGAGGCGGAAATGACGGATGATTCGGGAGCCATGTTACGAATCGAGACGATCCGGGCGCCGAGAGCGCTTGCCCCGGCGTTCCTTTTTGCCGAGGATAATCATTTTCCGGTGACGGCCACCGTTTCGGAGAAGGCCAACGTGTTTATCGCCACGAAAGAATCCGTGTTCCGTCAGATGGGATGTTATGAAAGTTTCCTGCGTAATTTTCTGTCCGTGAACGCGAACCGGACAACTTTCCTTACCGGGCGTTTGCAGTTCCTGTCATTCAAGACGATCCGGGGAAAATTGATTCATTATATTCTGGAACTGGCCTTCCCCGATAAGAAAAAGGTGTTGTTGGGAAAGTCACAGCAGGAATTGGCCGAATATTTCGGGGTGACCCGTCCGGCATTGGCCAAGGTGTTGTACGAGCTGGCTGACGAGGGGATGATTTCCGTGAATCGCCGGGAAATTATCATTCTGGATCGGGAGAAGATGCGGAGGGCCTTGAGTTAG
- the hcp gene encoding hydroxylamine reductase — MFCYQCQETAKGTGCTVRGVCGKTSDVANLQDLLLFILKGIAHYRVQLRALDAVDHSADRFILDGLFMTITNANFDKQRFVEKIKEAIKLREQLKQTFLDKGGKTEKITFEGAFWTANTLEEMESKAGFVGVLSTENEDIRSLREMLTYGMKGMAAYTEHAYNLGHENPSIYEFIDRGLVATTLPLSADQLVQMVLECGKNGVDAMALLDKANTDTYGNPEITKVDIGVRKNPGILISGHDLRDLYELLEQTEGTGVDVYTHSEMLPAHYYPAFKKYKHFAGNYGNSWWRQVYEFQHFNGPMLFTTNCIVPPHPDANYKDRVYTTGSAGFPGFKHIERKPGQPKDFSEIIEHAKRCPAPEAIETGSIIGGFAHNQVFALADKVVEAVKSGAIRKFFVMAGCDGRMKGREYYTEFAQKLPKDTVILTAGCAKYRYNKLPLGDINGIPRVLDAGQCNDSYSLAVIALKLKEIFRVKDINELPIVYNIAWYEQKAVIVLLALLYLGVKNIHLGPTLPGFLSPNVAKVLVEKFGIAGITTADDDLKFFLEN; from the coding sequence ATGTTTTGTTATCAATGCCAAGAAACAGCAAAAGGAACCGGATGCACGGTCCGCGGCGTATGCGGAAAGACATCGGATGTAGCCAATTTACAGGACTTACTACTATTTATCCTAAAGGGAATCGCCCACTACCGGGTACAACTCCGAGCCCTCGATGCCGTTGACCACTCGGCAGATCGCTTTATTCTCGATGGCTTGTTCATGACCATCACGAACGCGAACTTCGACAAGCAACGTTTCGTGGAAAAAATCAAAGAGGCTATCAAATTACGAGAACAACTGAAACAGACCTTCCTCGACAAAGGCGGGAAAACCGAAAAGATCACGTTCGAGGGAGCCTTCTGGACAGCCAACACGTTGGAAGAAATGGAATCGAAAGCCGGATTTGTGGGAGTTCTCTCCACCGAAAACGAGGACATCCGTTCTTTGAGAGAGATGCTCACCTACGGGATGAAGGGAATGGCTGCTTACACGGAACACGCCTATAATCTCGGACACGAGAACCCGTCCATCTACGAATTCATTGACCGGGGACTAGTAGCCACCACGCTCCCTCTGTCTGCCGACCAACTCGTGCAGATGGTTCTTGAATGTGGTAAAAATGGCGTTGATGCCATGGCCTTGCTTGATAAAGCCAACACGGACACTTACGGTAACCCGGAAATCACGAAAGTGGACATCGGCGTGCGGAAAAATCCCGGTATCCTAATCAGCGGTCACGACCTGCGAGACCTGTACGAACTTTTGGAACAGACGGAAGGTACGGGGGTGGACGTCTACACCCATAGCGAGATGCTACCCGCACACTACTACCCGGCATTCAAGAAATACAAACACTTCGCCGGAAACTACGGTAACTCGTGGTGGAGACAAGTGTATGAATTCCAACATTTCAACGGCCCGATGCTATTCACCACGAACTGCATCGTTCCCCCGCATCCGGACGCAAATTACAAGGACCGGGTGTACACGACCGGATCGGCAGGTTTCCCCGGATTCAAGCATATCGAGCGCAAGCCCGGACAACCGAAAGATTTCAGTGAAATCATCGAACACGCTAAAAGATGCCCGGCACCGGAGGCCATCGAAACCGGAAGTATCATTGGAGGATTCGCCCACAACCAAGTGTTCGCACTGGCAGACAAAGTCGTGGAAGCCGTGAAGTCCGGGGCTATCCGTAAATTCTTCGTTATGGCAGGATGCGACGGCCGAATGAAAGGCCGGGAATATTACACCGAATTCGCCCAGAAACTCCCGAAAGACACGGTGATCCTTACCGCGGGATGTGCCAAGTACCGTTACAACAAACTACCCCTTGGGGATATTAACGGTATTCCAAGAGTACTGGATGCCGGACAATGTAACGATAGCTACTCGCTGGCGGTTATTGCCTTGAAACTGAAGGAAATTTTCAGGGTAAAAGACATTAATGAATTACCTATCGTTTACAACATCGCTTGGTACGAACAGAAAGCTGTCATCGTGTTGTTAGCCCTGCTCTATCTTGGAGTGAAGAACATCCACCTCGGACCGACCTTACCCGGATTTCTTTCTCCGAACGTGGCGAAAGTACTCGTGGAAAAATTCGGTATCGCCGGGATCACGACTGCGGATGATGATTTGAAATTCTTTTTGGAAAATTAA
- a CDS encoding helix-turn-helix domain-containing protein: protein MIQVKADYIHARIAEGEHQQQDFKFEISDARKIAKSLSAFSNTDGGRLLVGVKDNGKIAGVRSEEEIYMIEAAAKLYCKPQIDCEMHVHTVEGRTVLEVIVPPGEQKPYCAKDHDNRWWAYIRVRDENILATPVHIKVWQQVGTPKGVFVHYTETEQMLLDYLSSHDSITLNQYCHMAKISRPKAENTLAKFIRFELIEPYFDGQRFLFRQNEKSS from the coding sequence ATGATTCAGGTAAAAGCGGATTACATACACGCTCGAATTGCAGAGGGAGAACACCAGCAACAGGATTTCAAATTCGAGATTTCCGATGCTCGCAAGATCGCTAAATCCCTTTCCGCATTCTCCAACACGGACGGGGGACGATTGCTCGTAGGAGTAAAGGATAACGGCAAGATTGCCGGAGTTCGCTCGGAAGAGGAGATTTACATGATCGAGGCTGCCGCAAAACTTTACTGCAAACCGCAAATAGATTGTGAAATGCACGTCCACACCGTGGAAGGGCGTACTGTTCTCGAAGTCATTGTTCCACCGGGAGAACAGAAACCCTATTGTGCCAAGGATCACGATAACCGCTGGTGGGCCTACATCCGGGTTCGGGATGAAAACATACTTGCCACCCCCGTACATATCAAAGTATGGCAACAAGTCGGAACCCCGAAAGGAGTATTCGTACATTACACGGAAACAGAACAAATGTTACTGGATTACCTTTCTTCACACGACTCAATCACCCTGAACCAGTACTGCCACATGGCAAAAATATCTCGTCCCAAGGCAGAAAACACGCTAGCCAAATTCATCCGGTTTGAACTCATCGAACCGTATTTTGACGGGCAGCGTTTCCTTTTCAGACAAAACGAAAAGAGTTCATGA
- the lpxB gene encoding lipid-A-disaccharide synthase, with the protein MKYYVIAGEASGDLHASNLIKGLRKFDPDAKVRGWGGDLMREAGCEIVRHYKDTAIMGFLTVLKNLDKIKANIDACHQDILVWQPDVVILVDYGGFNLRVAKFIKDANIPVFYYISPKIWAWNTGRVKKIKRLVDRMFVIFPFEVDFYARYDYSVQYAGNPLVDAIHDRPFKNETFNEFVQVNGLSGKPIIALVAGSRSQELKHVLPKMLTMVKHFPDHEFVIAGAPSMSDEDYAPYLQDVKVRIIYGQTYRLVRQARAALVTSGTATLETAILRTPQVVCYSGEGGALSYFLFKTFVKVKYISLVNLIAGREVVTELLMQKLNEKNLLRELSAILPEGGKRHQMLDGYDEVNEKLGDAGASERFARMMIDELSRFRG; encoded by the coding sequence ATGAAATACTACGTTATTGCGGGAGAGGCATCGGGCGATTTGCACGCCTCTAATCTGATTAAGGGATTGAGAAAGTTTGACCCGGATGCAAAGGTCCGCGGGTGGGGAGGTGATTTGATGCGGGAGGCCGGATGTGAGATTGTTCGTCATTATAAGGACACGGCCATCATGGGTTTCCTGACAGTCTTGAAAAATCTGGACAAGATTAAGGCAAATATCGACGCTTGTCACCAGGATATTCTGGTATGGCAGCCGGATGTTGTGATTCTCGTGGATTACGGTGGTTTTAATCTCCGGGTGGCTAAATTTATCAAGGATGCGAATATTCCCGTGTTCTATTATATTTCCCCGAAAATCTGGGCTTGGAACACGGGACGGGTGAAGAAGATCAAGCGGTTGGTGGATCGTATGTTCGTGATTTTCCCGTTTGAAGTAGACTTTTATGCCCGGTATGATTATTCCGTGCAGTATGCCGGAAATCCGTTGGTGGATGCTATTCACGACCGTCCTTTCAAGAACGAAACATTCAATGAGTTCGTGCAGGTAAATGGCTTGTCCGGTAAACCGATCATCGCTTTGGTGGCGGGCAGTCGTTCGCAGGAATTGAAACACGTGTTGCCGAAGATGCTAACTATGGTAAAACATTTTCCCGATCATGAGTTTGTGATAGCGGGAGCCCCGTCAATGAGTGACGAGGATTATGCACCTTATTTGCAGGACGTGAAGGTTCGGATAATTTACGGGCAGACCTACCGGTTGGTACGACAGGCTCGTGCAGCTTTGGTCACGTCAGGAACGGCCACGCTGGAAACTGCGATTTTGCGGACACCCCAAGTGGTTTGTTACAGTGGGGAAGGGGGGGCGTTGAGTTATTTCCTGTTTAAGACCTTTGTTAAAGTGAAATATATTTCGTTGGTCAACTTGATTGCCGGTCGAGAAGTGGTAACCGAATTATTGATGCAGAAATTGAACGAGAAGAACCTGTTGCGGGAACTCTCGGCAATCCTTCCGGAAGGAGGGAAACGACATCAGATGTTGGACGGATATGATGAGGTGAACGAGAAATTGGGTGATGCCGGAGCATCCGAACGATTTGCCCGAATGATGATTGACGAGTTATCCCGGTTCCGTGGGTGA
- a CDS encoding DUF3791 domain-containing protein has product MNKKELDIAYFLSFCIEQYKMKQGLSGEETISLFEKYNVLSYLSDNFEVLHTQSQQWLMEEIKEYITKQKKAN; this is encoded by the coding sequence ATGAATAAAAAAGAATTAGATATTGCCTATTTCCTTTCATTTTGTATTGAACAATACAAAATGAAACAAGGATTATCTGGTGAAGAGACGATTAGCCTGTTCGAGAAATATAACGTCTTATCATACTTATCGGATAACTTTGAAGTATTACATACACAAAGCCAACAATGGCTGATGGAAGAAATCAAAGAATACATTACCAAACAAAAGAAGGCAAACTAA
- a CDS encoding DUF3990 domain-containing protein, which translates to MADGRNQRIHYQTKEGKLMKLYHGSLEIVKEPQIRLANRTLDYGMGFYTTTSQEQAELWVKRKIGERNEKGIVNIYEFDLSSAEKLNVLRFTEPTEEWLDFVMENRTNKDYRHNYDIVYGPVANDRVYAAFALYEGGLLNKQELIQELKTYLLVDQLLFHTERSLSYLTFLKVKEVFK; encoded by the coding sequence ATGGCTGATGGAAGAAATCAAAGAATACATTACCAAACAAAAGAAGGCAAACTAATGAAACTATACCATGGTAGTTTAGAAATAGTAAAAGAACCACAAATCCGACTAGCCAATCGTACATTAGATTACGGAATGGGATTCTATACAACAACTTCCCAAGAACAAGCAGAATTATGGGTAAAACGAAAAATTGGAGAAAGGAATGAAAAGGGGATTGTTAATATATACGAGTTTGATTTATCTTCTGCAGAAAAATTAAACGTATTACGTTTTACAGAACCGACGGAAGAATGGCTGGATTTTGTAATGGAAAATCGAACAAACAAAGATTATCGTCATAATTACGATATTGTTTACGGTCCGGTAGCAAACGATCGTGTTTACGCAGCCTTCGCCTTATATGAAGGAGGTCTGCTTAATAAACAGGAATTAATTCAAGAACTAAAAACGTATCTTTTAGTAGATCAACTCCTGTTTCACACGGAACGATCACTATCCTATTTAACCTTTTTAAAAGTAAAGGAGGTATTCAAATGA
- the mtaB gene encoding tRNA (N(6)-L-threonylcarbamoyladenosine(37)-C(2))-methylthiotransferase MtaB yields the protein MNIVGKRVAYITLGCKLNFSETSTIKHSLEQEGAVTVGEKDGADIFVINTCSVTDIAEKKGRQMIRKIIHRNPGAYIVVVGCYAQLKAQEIMDIEGVHLVLNAQDKFNVAHYLNHLEEQERHEPHSCDIFGVKTFDLAYSYGDRTRCFLKIQDGCDYFCSYCTIPFARGRSRSAAIQDVIKAARDVASKGIKEIILTGVNTGDFGRETGETFLDLIRTLDELEEIQRFRISSIEPNLLTDDIIRFVASSRRFMPHFHVPLQSGSNEVLHLMRRRYERELFAEKVQEIKTLIPDAFIGVDVIAGMRGETPEAFEDARQFIAGLDVSQLHVFPYSERSGTKALDIPYIVPQAEKHRRVNVLLDISEQKLHNFYTAHVGQTRPVLFEESDIAGSIGGFTDNYIRVEVPYDSSLANRIVPVELKTDIFGS from the coding sequence ATGAACATTGTTGGGAAGAGAGTGGCATATATCACGTTAGGATGCAAGTTGAATTTCTCCGAAACCTCCACGATCAAGCACAGCCTTGAACAAGAAGGAGCCGTGACTGTGGGAGAAAAAGATGGAGCGGATATATTCGTGATTAACACGTGTAGCGTCACGGATATTGCAGAGAAAAAAGGACGGCAGATGATCCGGAAAATCATCCACCGAAACCCCGGAGCCTACATTGTTGTGGTTGGTTGTTATGCCCAACTCAAAGCGCAAGAGATCATGGACATTGAAGGTGTCCACCTCGTACTCAACGCGCAAGACAAGTTCAACGTGGCCCACTATTTGAACCACCTCGAAGAACAGGAACGGCACGAACCACATTCCTGCGATATTTTCGGGGTTAAAACCTTCGATCTTGCTTACTCGTACGGGGACAGAACCCGGTGTTTCCTAAAAATTCAAGACGGATGCGACTATTTCTGCTCTTACTGCACGATTCCCTTTGCCCGCGGACGTAGTCGTAGCGCTGCCATCCAAGACGTGATCAAGGCAGCCCGTGACGTGGCATCCAAGGGTATCAAGGAAATCATTCTTACGGGAGTAAACACGGGAGATTTCGGGAGAGAGACAGGGGAAACATTCCTCGACTTGATACGGACTCTGGATGAGCTGGAAGAAATCCAGCGTTTCCGGATCTCCTCCATCGAACCCAACCTACTGACAGATGACATTATTCGTTTCGTGGCCTCCTCCCGGCGTTTCATGCCACACTTCCACGTACCTCTTCAATCCGGGAGTAACGAAGTGTTACACTTGATGAGACGACGCTACGAACGAGAACTTTTCGCAGAGAAAGTACAGGAAATCAAGACACTTATTCCCGATGCCTTTATCGGGGTGGACGTGATTGCCGGAATGCGGGGAGAAACACCGGAGGCCTTCGAAGATGCCCGCCAATTCATTGCCGGACTGGATGTTTCCCAGTTACACGTGTTCCCTTATTCGGAACGTTCCGGAACAAAAGCACTGGACATCCCGTATATAGTCCCGCAAGCGGAAAAGCATCGTCGGGTGAACGTACTCCTAGACATTTCCGAACAGAAGTTGCACAATTTCTACACGGCACACGTGGGACAAACCCGTCCGGTGCTGTTTGAAGAAAGCGACATTGCCGGATCAATCGGCGGATTCACGGACAACTACATCCGGGTGGAAGTCCCCTATGACTCTTCCCTCGCAAACCGGATCGTACCCGTAGAACTAAAAACCGACATTTTCGGCTCGTAA
- a CDS encoding GDP-mannose 4,6-dehydratase, whose amino-acid sequence MNVLITGTAGFIGFYLVQKLLDAGHTVYGIDSINHYYDVALKHDRLHACGIDHPVPGKEIVSSLNTNYTFCQLDLCDAEAIHKLFTTHTFDCVVNLAAQAGVRYSLKHPESYVQSNVMGFINLLESCKKTNCKKFIYASSSSVYGNNQSVPFKETDTVDHPISIYAATKKSDELMANAYAHLYGIQTIGLRFFTVYGPFGRPDMAPMLFANAIQHDEVIRIFNNGNLSRDFTYIEDIVTGIEKIVSTPGILREDVPGTPATIYNIGHGTPIQLMDFVHLLEKNLGKEARKEFVGMQPGDVYQTWADTTRLQEDYGYTPQISLETGITRFAEWFKSYNK is encoded by the coding sequence ATGAATGTCTTAATTACTGGAACAGCGGGGTTTATCGGTTTTTATCTTGTTCAGAAATTACTGGATGCAGGACACACCGTTTATGGAATCGATTCTATCAATCATTATTACGATGTTGCCTTGAAACACGACCGCCTACACGCCTGTGGCATAGACCATCCCGTTCCCGGCAAAGAAATCGTATCTTCCCTGAACACGAATTACACGTTCTGCCAGTTGGACCTGTGTGACGCCGAGGCTATTCATAAATTATTCACCACACATACTTTCGACTGCGTGGTGAACCTTGCCGCACAAGCCGGAGTACGGTATAGCTTGAAACACCCGGAAAGTTACGTGCAAAGTAACGTGATGGGATTCATTAATTTACTGGAATCCTGCAAAAAGACGAATTGTAAGAAATTCATATACGCCTCGTCCTCTTCCGTATACGGGAACAATCAATCTGTTCCATTCAAGGAGACGGACACCGTGGATCACCCGATCAGCATTTACGCCGCCACGAAAAAGAGTGACGAGTTGATGGCAAATGCCTACGCCCATCTCTATGGCATACAAACCATCGGTTTACGATTCTTCACGGTATACGGTCCCTTCGGGCGCCCGGACATGGCTCCCATGCTTTTTGCCAACGCCATTCAACACGATGAGGTGATTCGCATTTTTAACAACGGAAATCTCTCCAGAGATTTCACCTATATCGAGGACATCGTGACAGGAATCGAGAAAATCGTGTCAACACCGGGGATCCTGCGGGAAGATGTACCCGGTACCCCCGCCACGATATACAATATCGGGCATGGAACCCCCATCCAGCTTATGGACTTCGTCCACTTGCTGGAAAAGAACTTGGGAAAAGAGGCCCGTAAAGAGTTTGTCGGGATGCAGCCGGGAGACGTTTACCAAACATGGGCCGATACTACCCGCTTGCAGGAAGACTACGGGTATACCCCGCAAATATCACTCGAAACAGGGATTACCCGCTTTGCCGAATGGTTCAAATCATATAACAAATGA
- a CDS encoding EFR1 family ferrodoxin (N-terminal region resembles flavodoxins. C-terminal ferrodoxin region binds two 4Fe-4S clusters.) gives MTIINKIRAVYFSPTGTTRKIVTATAKGLSRALKTDLEEYDFTLPKARTQSLRFTDSDLVVLGTPVYAGRVPNVLLPYLNTMQGNGALAVPVVLFGNRDYDDALIELRDILENNGLHTIAAGAFVGEHSFSRILAKDRPDMKDMDIVDEFVRKISEKYKTDTLSHPIPVSGTPYPYRGYYTPRDRQGTPVDIRKVKPLTNDRCNDCKRCAKVCPMGSISYENVREFTGICIKCGACIKKCPKQAKYYEDAGYLYHQHELEEGLTRRAENTLFI, from the coding sequence ATGACAATAATCAACAAGATCCGGGCCGTGTACTTCAGCCCGACAGGGACAACCCGCAAGATCGTAACCGCCACGGCCAAGGGCCTTTCAAGAGCATTAAAAACCGATCTCGAAGAATACGATTTTACCTTACCAAAGGCAAGGACACAATCCTTGCGATTCACGGACTCCGATCTCGTGGTGTTGGGTACCCCGGTATATGCCGGGCGAGTTCCAAACGTACTGTTACCCTACTTGAACACGATGCAAGGCAACGGGGCTTTAGCCGTTCCAGTCGTGCTTTTCGGGAACCGGGATTACGATGATGCGCTAATCGAATTACGAGACATTCTTGAAAACAACGGACTCCACACGATAGCTGCGGGGGCATTCGTGGGTGAACACTCTTTCTCCCGGATACTGGCAAAAGACCGACCCGACATGAAAGACATGGACATCGTGGATGAATTCGTTCGCAAAATCAGTGAAAAGTACAAGACAGACACGCTATCACACCCCATTCCGGTTTCCGGAACCCCCTACCCCTACCGGGGATATTACACACCTCGCGACCGACAAGGCACCCCGGTAGACATCCGTAAAGTGAAACCGCTTACCAACGACCGTTGTAATGACTGCAAGCGTTGCGCAAAAGTATGCCCCATGGGATCTATCAGCTATGAAAATGTAAGAGAATTTACAGGTATCTGCATCAAATGCGGAGCGTGTATCAAAAAATGCCCCAAACAGGCAAAATATTACGAAGATGCGGGGTATTTATATCACCAGCACGAATTGGAAGAAGGATTGACCCGACGTGCAGAAAACACCCTTTTTATTTGA